From a single Rutidosis leptorrhynchoides isolate AG116_Rl617_1_P2 chromosome 5, CSIRO_AGI_Rlap_v1, whole genome shotgun sequence genomic region:
- the LOC139847906 gene encoding uncharacterized protein, with protein MNIDNMKTLRRCRTNIERDNVVLIDVDTYNYNNVIIIDVPESLTKKRGGSTDKSRPKRTYIYIDDDESPSDNDADAPVNNGRNFDNGASSSRRYVPDVSPVKLSKGKRTYSGRGFNGQSENDSSDDDDSHDCEFMEDFNGKLREEWERASLKRKGVLHNEFRINADKQENVHVSNFRANHHENIGESSSGNVKHRKENLSDFRSGDKVDDVDVDKDGSHVGETHTYEDERMVENDECVPSSSTEEENEKNDNEDGANVEDDDDDDVPVQSLIIGEREKLKETEEYKRALEEELKARERQIKIQAEEAQHLRRLQKRKNAETQRLLDMERRQKQRVEEIRETQKKDEENMNLKERYRTEVIQELKKLEIMCVDMASLLRGLGIRVGDGLVPSSNEVRAAYKRALLSFHPDRASGSDMRQQVEAEEKFKLISRMKEKLSL; from the exons ATGAATATAGATAATATGAAGACCTTAAGAAGATGCAGGACCAATATAGAGAGAGATAATGTGGTTTTGATTGATGtggatacttataattataataacgtTATTATTATCGACGTACCCGAAAGTCTTACTAAGAAACGAGGTGGGTCAACTGATAAAAGTCGACCTAAGAGGACGTATATTTACATAGACGATGATGAAAGCCCTAGCGACAATGATGCTGATGCACCTGTAAATAATGGTAGAAATTTTGATAATGGTGCTTCTTCTAGTAGAAGATACGTTCCGGATGTTTCTCCGGTGAAGCTATCTAAAGGGAAACGAACGTACTCGGGACGAGGTTTTAATGGGCAATCGGAAAATGATTCGTCTGATGATGATGATAGTCACGATTGTGAGTTTATGGAAGATTTTAACGGAAAATTAAGAGAAGAATGGGAACGAGCTTCGTTGAAGAGAAAAGGTGTTTTACATAATGAATTTAGGATAAATGCAGATAAACAAGAAAATGTTCACGTTTCTAACTTTAGAGCAAATCATCACGAGAATATAGGTGAATCTTCTTCGGGGAATGTTAAACATCGTAAAGAAAATTTGTCTGATTTTCGTTCAGGAGATAAGGTAGATGATGTTGATGTCGATAAAGATGGTTCACATGTTGGTGAGACACATACCTATGAAGATGAACGTATGGTTGAGAATGATGAATGTGTACCTTCAAGTAGTACTGAAGAGGAGAATGAAAAAAATGATAATGAAGATGGTGccaatgttgaagatgatgatgatgatgatgtccctGTTCAGAGCTTGATTATTGGTGAACGTGAAAAACTCAAAGAGACTGAAGAATACAAACGAGCACTAGAAGAAGAATTGAAAGCCAGAGAAAGGCAAATAAAGATTCAG GCAGAAGAGGCTCAGCATTTGCGTCGCCTGCAGAAAAGAAAGAATGCTGAAACTCAGCGTCTATTAGATATGGAGAGAAGACAAAAGCAACGTGTTGAAGAAATTCGGGAAACTCAAAAAAAG GATGAGGAGAATATGAATTTGAAAGAAAGGTACCGTACAGAAGTCATACAGGAGCTTAAGAAACTGGAAATAATGTGTGTTGATATGGCTTCGTTATTGCGTGGCTTAGGAATTCGTGTTGGTGATGGTCTTGTTCCTTCATCAAACGAG GTGCGTGCAGCTTATAAGCGTGCATTATTAAGCTTTCACCCAGATCGAGCTTCAGGATCTGATATGCGGCAGCAAGTTGAGGCTGAAGAGAAGTTTAAGCTTATATCTCGCATGAAGGAGAAACTGTCATTATAG